DNA from Sporohalobacter salinus:
GAATTAGGTGGAGGAGTATCAATAGATTTGATTCATGAATGGGATTACTTAACTTATCTTTTTGGGTTTCCTAAAAGAGTAGTTAATTTCCAAGGTAAATATTCTCATTTAGAGATAGATAGTGAAGATTTATCCATCTATATTGCAGAGTATGAAGATAAGTTATTAGAACTTCATTTGGATTATTTTGGTATAAGATCTAAAAGAGAAGTAGAAATTTATACGAAAGAAGGTACAATAATAGGAGATTTTATAAAAGAAGAAATAAGTTTTACAAGTGATGAAAAAGATAAAATAAATTTTTTAGCTAATGAGGATATGTATATTGCAGAAATGAGACATTTTATTGAAATGGTATTGGATAATAAAAACAATCCTAATTCACCAGAACATGCCTATAATGTTTTAAAATTAATAAAGGAGTCTGAAAAAAATGAAAGTATTAATAACAATCTGTGGTAGAGATGGATCTAAAGGAGTTAAAAACAAAAACTTTAGAGAGTTCTTGGGATATCCATTAATTGATTATACAATAGCAGCAGCCAAATTATTTAAAGAAAGAAATGACGATTTAGAAGTAGATATTTGTGTAAATAGTGATAGCGAAAAATTGTTACATATAGGGACAAAATTTAGTGAAGTAGATGCTATTAAAAGGCCAGTTGAATTAGCTCAAGATAGTTCTCCTAAATTACCAGTTATTAAACATTCAACAAAAGAAATGGAAAGCAAATATGGTTTGAACTATGATTATGTTATAGATTTAGATATAACTTCTCCTTTAAGAAAGGTAGAAGATATAGAAAATGCTTTACAAAAAGCAAAAGATAAAAAAGAAGTAGATGTAGTATATTCGGTAGTAGAAGCAAGGAGAAATCCATATTTTAATATGGTAGAAAGAAAAGAAGGGAAAATAAAGCAAATAAAAGAAACCGATTATGTAAGAAGACAAGATGCACCGGAAGTATATGATATGAATGCTTCAATTTATTGTTATAGAAGAGATAGTTTGTTAAACGAATTAAAAGTTTCTCCATTTGATGGGAAAAATGATATTATGGTTATGCAGGATACTGCCGTTTTAGATATAGATAGTGAAGAAGATTTTGAATTATTAGAGATATTAGGTAATTATTTTTTCAAGGAGGATTTTAAAGAAATTAAGAGGAAAGTAGTATTAGATAATAATTAAATTAATGACTGATTATTTAGGTTTGTTGTGTTGGATGGAAGGAGATTATATATGGCAAAGAAAATTTTGTTAGTAGAGCAACATCGTAATAGAGGATTTGAAAGCAATTTAATAATTGGGGCTTATTTAAAGAAAATAGGGTATAGGGTGCAATTTTCATTTACAGGATCGCAGTTAGTAAAGAATATAGTAGACTTCAAACCGGATTTAGTTTATTATCCTTGGGTAACTAAATATGTATATAGTATATTAAAAAAAAGGAATCCAGAAGTTCCTATAGTTAATAGTTTCAAAGAGCAGAATGGGATTCTCGCTGGTTCTAATTTGAATGATAGACTTAGAAAGAATTTCAAGTATTCAGATTATGTTTTAGTTTGGGGCAATATGATTAAGAATAAAATGGAATCAGAAGGATTAGATACTTCTAAAGTTAGTATAACAGGAGTGCCAAGATTTGATCTTTATTTTAATGAAAAACTTCAAAAGGCTTTAGTACCTAGCAAATCAGAAATAGCTGCTAAATTTAAATTACCTTTAAATAAAAAGTGGTGCTTGATAGCTTTAGATTTTCCGATATTATTTCAAAGTCCAAAACGGGTTAATGAATTAATAAATAGAAGAGTTTATACTAAAGAATATATTAATCAAACCCAAAAAGCATATTCAAAACTAGGAAAATGGCTTCGGAAATATTTAAGTAGACATAGTAACGTTTTATTTATAATTAGGCCTCATCCAGGTTCTAATTTAAAACAAATAAAAGCAGACCAAGATATTGAAGATTATGATAATGTTAGATATATTTCTAATGGAACAATAAATAAGTGGATTATTAACTGTGATAAATATATTACTAGATTTAGCACTTCGATAACAGAAGCATGGATGGCTAAAAAGTCTACTTTACTTTTGATGAAAGATCTATTGCCTGATGATTATAAAAATCATGTTCATATTAAAGAATCTAAATTTATTGCTAATGACTATATACAATTTGAAAAGTCTTTATTAAAAGATAAGCAATATGCAAATCATAATAAATTTTTAAAAAATTATATTTATAAACTTGATGGTAAGTCATGTTATCGTACTGCTAAAGCAATAAATAAGATAGCTAATAGAGTCGTGGTTAATGAATATTACACTTCTTATTTTTTGGAGGATAATATAGAAAAAATTAAAGCTAATATAAAAGTTTTATTAAATGAAACTGGTTTAAATAAATATAATCCGTTTGAGCGTCCAAATGAAGAGCATATTTCTTCTAAAAAGATAACTTCTAAATTAAAAACAATTGAAGAATGTATTTAAGCTGGAGAGGATATAAGTGAATGATTTTAGTAAGCAGATTGATATCATTACCAAGCAGGGAAGCCTTAGTTTTGTTAATAAAATTATAAATTTTGGTTTGAAATTTATATTGCAAGTAATATTAGCAAGATTATTAGGAGTTAAAACTTATGGTATTTATATTTTAAGTGTTAGTTTGATAAGTATTTTATCTATGTTTGTTTCATATGGGATGAGCACTACCTTAACAAAATTGGTTAATAAATATAGAAATCAAGATGAAATAAAGAGTTTATTGTTATTAGCTTTAATTATACCTATTTTATTTTCATGTTTAGTTTTATTTATTTTTATTTTATTTAAAGGTAAAATTATAAATTATTTTAATCCAAGAATATCTGAATTAATGTCCATAATATTATTGATAACTTTATTTCACAGTATATTAATGAATTTATCCAAAGGTGTAATTAGAGGATTTAAAAAAACAGCTCTAAGTAATTTTTTTAATTCTGTTTTTTATCCAGGAGTTAAATTAATATTGTTTTTAATTTTATTTTTTATAATTGAGGTTAGTGGTCTTAAAGCTATTTTTTATTCTCATTTAATTTCAGTATTAATTACAATTATTTTGGTTAGTAAATATATTTTGAGTTTTATTCAAAATAATCGCTTATCATACTTTGGGGATTTATTAGAGGTTACAAAAAATGTTTTTAAAATTTCTCATTATTTTCTATTTATTGGTCTTGGTGGTCAAGTAAGAATGAAAACTGATAGATTAATGTTGGGTGGAATTATAAGTGAAAGTGCTGTTGGTATATATAATCCAGCTTCTAGATTAGCGTATTTCGTATTTTCTTTATCAAACCCCCTAATTCAAGTTTATATGCCTATAGTTGCTGAGGCGTATGAAAAAAATAATTTGGAAATGATAGAGAGATTATCTAGTTCTTTAGTAAGATGGATAACATACATTTTAGCTTTTGTTTCTTTACCATTATTATTTCATGGAAAATATATACTGGGATTAGCTTTTGGAAATGAATTCATTTCTGGTTATCCTATATTAGTAGTTTTGATAATTGGAAATTTAGTTTCAGGAATTTTAGTGGTTTCAGGGCATATTCTGACTATGACAAATAAGCAAGATGTAGGTTTTATAAATAATATTTTTATAGTTTTATTAAATATTATTTTAAATTTTATATTAATAAAAAAAGTAGGAACAATAGGAGCAGCTATAGCAACTTCGTTAGTAATGTTTATTTTTAGTTTTGTTCAATATTTGCAAGTGAAGAGATGTTTTAAAATTAGTTTGTTTGATTTTCAGTTTTTTAAAGTAATAATAGGTGTGATTGGAATGAGTTTTGTTTATTATATAAGTAAAATTGGATTGAAATATGAATTATTAGAAATTGGAATAGGAGGAATAATTTCATTTTTAACAATGTTAATATATATAATGAAAGTTGATGTTAGAGAAGAGGATAACTTTATTTTTGATAAATTAATGAAAATGTTGGGGGGAGAAGTATGAATAAAAAAAATATTAAACAGCCTCATTTAATGGTGATTGGAGCTCAAAAAGCAGCTACTACTTGGTTACAACATGTATTAGATTATAATGATCAGTTTTGGCTTCCGTCTGATTTTCAAGAAGTTCATTTTTTTGATCGTCATTATGATAGAGGAATTGATTATTATTTGAATTTATATAAAAATGCTCCTGATGATAAAATCACTTGTGATGTTACTCCAGATTATTTAGATCATCCGTTGGTACCGGATAGAATTTTAGAAACTTCATTTTTTTTAGATCGTTCTGTAAAATTTATTTTGATCTGTAGAGAACCAGTTGCAAGATACTTTTCTGCATTTCAAATGTCATTGAGGCAAGGGGAAAGTTGGGATTTATCAGAGGCTATAATAGACTCTTCAGATTTATTTAATAAAGGACTTTATTATAAGCATATGAAAAATTATTTTAAATATTTTAAGAGAGATGATTTTTTATTATTATTATTTGACAATATAAAAGATAACAAAGAATTAATTTTTAAAAGAATTTCTACTTTTTTAAACATGGAAAATAATATAGTAGACCCTTATAAAGGAAAAAGGGTAAATGCTGGAGGAATGCGTAAAATTCGATTTTTAAGCCAAGTTTGGAAGGCGGGAGGAAAGATATTGAGGTTTTTAGGTTGGACTTCTTTATTGCATAATATTAAAAGTTCAAATATAATTCAAAGACTTTATAAAATGAATAGTTCTAATTATAATATATCTCAAGAAGAAAAAAATGCACTAAAAAATTTGAAAAAAGATTATAAAAAAGATGTATTATTATTTTCTAGATTAATTGATAATTCAGATTTAATCAAAAGGTGGGGATATGATGAATAGAAAATTAATTTAAATGGGGTGGTATATATGGTAAGAAGCGAAAGAATTAATTTTGCGAAACTAAAATCTTTCTTTGGAGCTATAGTTGTTAGTAGTATATTTTTACCTATAAAATCTGAGTTTTGGGGATTCGTTATTAGACCATTTGATATTTTGATGATTATAGTAATATCTATTTATTTTTATAAATTTATTTTAAAGAAAAAGATTAGAATTTCAAAAGAATTTATATTAATATTAATAGTGTATGTTTTGTTTACAATGTATATATTTATTGATAATCTTTTTTTAACTTCTTTAACTTTAGCATTTAAATCTCTTTTACAAGGAATTGAATTTTTATTTTTATTAATTTTTATTACTTCTATTTGTAGTGAATCTTATTCGAAACATTTTTTTAAAAACTTAAGTTCTATCTTTTATTTACTTGCAGTTAGCACTGCATTTTGGCATATTAAAAATGGATATTTCATTCGATATAAGAGATTGGCTGACCTTAAAGGGACTTTTGCGTTTTCATGTATATTAATATTTCCAAATTTATTGTTAATTAAGAGGCAAAATGTTTTTCGAATATTAGTATTTTTAAGCTCTTTCATATTTATGTTGTTATCAATTGAAAGAAAAGGATGGATAGGATTTTTAATTTCTGTTTTGGCAATGTTATGGGTGTTCAATAAATTTGTTCCTTTATTAAAAAAGATTAAAAAAATGAAAATTAATAAAACTTGGCTCTATATCATAATTTGTACAATGATAATCTGTAGTCTAATAGTTTTAACTTTGAGTTTTTTGCCTGAGATAAAAGGTCGAATTTATTCTATTTTGGAAGCAATATTGTTATTATTTGACAGAAAAGTTTCAGTAAAAAGAGTATCTCAAAAAGAAACAAGGGTTTTTATTATAAAATATGGTTTGAAATTAGTTTCAATTAATCCTTTTTTTGGTGTGGGCGAAGGTAATTTTGAAAGTAGTTTGAAGAAAATATTAGATTCTAGGTTTGTACATTCTACTCATAATTACTATCTAAAATATTTAATTGAAAATGGAATATTGGGATTTGGTTTTTATATTGGATTATATATTATTTTATGGTTGAAATTAAAAACTATTATTCAAAAATTATTATTTTCTAATTCAATGAATAAGAAAGAATATTTATTTGAGTTGTTTTTAGCAGTTGGATTTCTTATGTATGGAATTTGGATGAATTTTGTTAGAGGGGGAGGAGTTCAGAATTATTTATTTTTAATTTTTCCAGCTAGTATTATATTTGGGTTATCAAATAGATTAAATACTGGGAAATAATATCATAAATAAAGTGAGGGATAATTTTGAAGGTGATATATTTAGTTAATAATGTTTCTCCTGCAAGCATTCCAATAGAGGTTGCTAATAAGTTAAGTGATAATTTTGAAGTTATTGTTGTATCATTGTATGATAATAAAGAAGAAGCTATAAATAAAATAAAAGAAAATAACTTAGTAATTAATGTAATAGGGGTAGGAATGAAAAATAAATTTGATCTTATTAAATATATTAATTTATATAATATTATAAAACAATTAAAGCCTGATATTATTCATACTCATCATACTTTATCTGGATTTTTAGGAAGAATCTTTAGTAAAATTATGGGTAATATAAATATAATAACTACAATTCACAATGATATGAGGTTTTTTAATATTTATCAGAAATTATTACGAGTGTCTAATTTGAATTTTGCTGATTGTATAATTTGTAATTCTAAAAATACTAAAAATTCTTTTGCTAAATGGCAAAATAAGTTAATTGATAATAAAAAAAAGAAAATAATTTATAATGGAGTTAACATAAATAAAATTATGTCATATAAATATAATAATATTAAAGATAAGTATGATTTAAGTAAGAAGTCATTTTTAATTGGGAATATTGCAATGTTAGAAAAGCAAAAAGATCAGGAAACATTAATTAGAGCTTTTAATATTTTTAAAAGTGAAATTGAAAATGCTAAA
Protein-coding regions in this window:
- a CDS encoding glycosyltransferase family 4 protein, with the protein product MIYLVNNVSPASIPIEVANKLSDNFEVIVVSLYDNKEEAINKIKENNLVINVIGVGMKNKFDLIKYINLYNIIKQLKPDIIHTHHTLSGFLGRIFSKIMGNINIITTIHNDMRFFNIYQKLLRVSNLNFADCIICNSKNTKNSFAKWQNKLIDNKKKKIIYNGVNINKIMSYKYNNIKDKYDLSKKSFLIGNIAMLEKQKDQETLIRAFNIFKSEIENAKLIIVGAGSLKEKLNSVVSKLGLNEDVIFTGLVSRDEVYKIINSIDLFVMSSIYEGFCNAMVEAMVAENAIIATNIPPLPEVLGKENGIFFEKKSYKNLASNMLRLYKDEELRNNLAVKAKEYAINNYSLDECVKNYEKIYLKLLD
- a CDS encoding sulfotransferase domain-containing protein, with protein sequence MNKKNIKQPHLMVIGAQKAATTWLQHVLDYNDQFWLPSDFQEVHFFDRHYDRGIDYYLNLYKNAPDDKITCDVTPDYLDHPLVPDRILETSFFLDRSVKFILICREPVARYFSAFQMSLRQGESWDLSEAIIDSSDLFNKGLYYKHMKNYFKYFKRDDFLLLLFDNIKDNKELIFKRISTFLNMENNIVDPYKGKRVNAGGMRKIRFLSQVWKAGGKILRFLGWTSLLHNIKSSNIIQRLYKMNSSNYNISQEEKNALKNLKKDYKKDVLLFSRLIDNSDLIKRWGYDE
- a CDS encoding cytidylyltransferase domain-containing protein → MKVLITICGRDGSKGVKNKNFREFLGYPLIDYTIAAAKLFKERNDDLEVDICVNSDSEKLLHIGTKFSEVDAIKRPVELAQDSSPKLPVIKHSTKEMESKYGLNYDYVIDLDITSPLRKVEDIENALQKAKDKKEVDVVYSVVEARRNPYFNMVERKEGKIKQIKETDYVRRQDAPEVYDMNASIYCYRRDSLLNELKVSPFDGKNDIMVMQDTAVLDIDSEEDFELLEILGNYFFKEDFKEIKRKVVLDNN
- a CDS encoding O-antigen ligase family protein — translated: MVRSERINFAKLKSFFGAIVVSSIFLPIKSEFWGFVIRPFDILMIIVISIYFYKFILKKKIRISKEFILILIVYVLFTMYIFIDNLFLTSLTLAFKSLLQGIEFLFLLIFITSICSESYSKHFFKNLSSIFYLLAVSTAFWHIKNGYFIRYKRLADLKGTFAFSCILIFPNLLLIKRQNVFRILVFLSSFIFMLLSIERKGWIGFLISVLAMLWVFNKFVPLLKKIKKMKINKTWLYIIICTMIICSLIVLTLSFLPEIKGRIYSILEAILLLFDRKVSVKRVSQKETRVFIIKYGLKLVSINPFFGVGEGNFESSLKKILDSRFVHSTHNYYLKYLIENGILGFGFYIGLYIILWLKLKTIIQKLLFSNSMNKKEYLFELFLAVGFLMYGIWMNFVRGGGVQNYLFLIFPASIIFGLSNRLNTGK
- a CDS encoding oligosaccharide flippase family protein, which translates into the protein MNDFSKQIDIITKQGSLSFVNKIINFGLKFILQVILARLLGVKTYGIYILSVSLISILSMFVSYGMSTTLTKLVNKYRNQDEIKSLLLLALIIPILFSCLVLFIFILFKGKIINYFNPRISELMSIILLITLFHSILMNLSKGVIRGFKKTALSNFFNSVFYPGVKLILFLILFFIIEVSGLKAIFYSHLISVLITIILVSKYILSFIQNNRLSYFGDLLEVTKNVFKISHYFLFIGLGGQVRMKTDRLMLGGIISESAVGIYNPASRLAYFVFSLSNPLIQVYMPIVAEAYEKNNLEMIERLSSSLVRWITYILAFVSLPLLFHGKYILGLAFGNEFISGYPILVVLIIGNLVSGILVVSGHILTMTNKQDVGFINNIFIVLLNIILNFILIKKVGTIGAAIATSLVMFIFSFVQYLQVKRCFKISLFDFQFFKVIIGVIGMSFVYYISKIGLKYELLEIGIGGIISFLTMLIYIMKVDVREEDNFIFDKLMKMLGGEV